From Pseudarthrobacter equi, a single genomic window includes:
- a CDS encoding aminobutyraldehyde dehydrogenase translates to MVQTLQNFINGKFVTPAGTEVLDVVNPTNGEVVAHSPISVQADVDAAMAAAAEAFKSWKHATPGQRQLMLLKLADAVEANSDELVEAQHRNTGQVRSLIASEEVAAGADQLRFFAGAARILEGKSAGEYFEGHTSYVRREPIGVVAQVAPWNYPFLMAIWKIGPALAAGNTVVLKPSDTTPESTLVLARLAGEILPAGVLNVVLGTGKTGAMMVDHKVPGLVSITGSVRAGIAVASGAAKGLKRAHLELGGKAPAIVFKDADIKKSAAAIAEFAFFNAGQDCTAITRVLVEDSVHDDVVAAMVEHTRTLHTGSQNDEDNYFGPLNNVNHFNAVTSVVENLPANCRIETGGHRAGEKGYFFEPTIITGAKQTDDVVQQETFGPVITVQKFSTEEEAVELANGVEYALASSVWTTDHGTAMRLSRDLDFGAVWINTHILLTAEMPHGGFKQSGYGKDLSMYGVEDYTRIKHVMSALDS, encoded by the coding sequence GTGGTCCAAACCTTGCAGAACTTCATCAACGGGAAGTTCGTCACTCCCGCCGGCACCGAGGTGCTGGACGTGGTCAACCCCACCAACGGGGAAGTCGTGGCCCACTCGCCGATCTCTGTGCAGGCGGACGTGGACGCCGCCATGGCTGCTGCCGCGGAGGCGTTCAAGAGCTGGAAGCACGCAACCCCCGGCCAGCGCCAGCTGATGCTGCTCAAGCTTGCCGACGCCGTCGAGGCCAACAGCGACGAACTCGTTGAGGCCCAGCACCGCAACACCGGCCAGGTCCGCTCCCTGATCGCGTCCGAGGAAGTTGCCGCCGGCGCCGACCAGCTGCGGTTCTTCGCCGGTGCCGCCCGCATCCTTGAGGGCAAGTCTGCTGGCGAGTACTTCGAGGGCCACACCTCGTACGTCCGACGCGAGCCCATCGGCGTGGTGGCGCAGGTGGCCCCGTGGAACTACCCGTTCCTCATGGCCATCTGGAAGATCGGCCCGGCCCTGGCCGCCGGCAACACCGTGGTCCTCAAGCCCTCGGACACCACCCCGGAGTCCACGCTTGTCCTCGCCCGGCTGGCTGGAGAAATCCTGCCGGCAGGTGTCCTGAACGTTGTGCTTGGCACCGGCAAGACCGGCGCCATGATGGTGGACCACAAGGTCCCCGGCCTGGTGTCCATCACCGGCTCGGTCCGCGCCGGCATTGCCGTCGCTTCCGGCGCCGCCAAGGGCCTCAAGCGCGCTCACCTGGAACTTGGCGGCAAGGCACCCGCCATCGTCTTCAAGGACGCCGACATCAAGAAGAGCGCCGCGGCCATCGCCGAATTCGCGTTCTTCAACGCCGGCCAGGACTGCACCGCCATCACCCGCGTCCTGGTGGAGGACTCCGTGCACGACGACGTTGTCGCCGCCATGGTGGAGCACACCCGGACCCTGCACACCGGCTCGCAGAACGACGAAGACAACTACTTCGGGCCTTTGAACAACGTGAACCACTTCAACGCCGTCACGTCCGTGGTGGAGAATCTGCCGGCCAACTGCCGCATCGAAACCGGCGGCCACCGGGCGGGGGAGAAGGGCTACTTCTTCGAGCCCACCATCATCACCGGCGCCAAGCAGACCGATGACGTGGTGCAGCAGGAGACCTTCGGCCCCGTTATCACCGTCCAGAAGTTCAGCACTGAGGAGGAAGCCGTGGAGCTGGCCAACGGGGTTGAATACGCCCTCGCCTCCAGCGTCTGGACCACCGACCACGGCACTGCCATGCGCCTCAGCCGGGACCTCGACTTCGGGGCTGTCTGGATCAACACCCACATCCTCCTCACCGCCGAAATGCCCCACGGCGGCTTCAAACAGTCCGGCTACGGCAAGGACCTCTCCATGTACGGCGTGGAGGACTACACGCGCATCAAGCACGTCATGTCCGCCCTCGACTCCTAG